From a region of the Brevibacterium siliguriense genome:
- a CDS encoding DctP family TRAP transporter solute-binding subunit: MRRPRWKPLIAGLSISLLLLSGCNPARSEDQQKFELRFAHVTSVGTPKGLAADFFAEQVEKKSDGRIEVEVFPNSELYGDKDEMQAIQSNAVQVLAPASAKFTTIAPSLQVLDLPFIFDDPDEIPEVASPDTEIGKAIYANPDLEANGLKVLGLWDSGMKQIHSNNKTLKPEDMKGKKYRIQPSDVLRTQFETWGGIPTPLAFAEVYSGLQQGLIDGGENTYSNIQSQNMHTVQKYVTELDHGYIGYILTVNKRWYDELPDDLQTAVDEAADEASEFNRKEAQKVNEESKRTIEESGGTEIVIPSKEERQAFKDMVVPSEYEKYRDIIGPEVVDELLERNAERG, from the coding sequence ATGAGACGACCGAGATGGAAGCCGCTGATCGCGGGCCTCTCGATAAGCCTCCTGCTGCTGAGCGGATGCAATCCCGCCCGCAGCGAAGATCAACAGAAATTCGAACTGCGCTTCGCCCATGTCACCTCGGTGGGCACACCGAAGGGACTGGCCGCCGACTTCTTCGCCGAACAGGTCGAGAAGAAGTCCGACGGCCGCATCGAAGTCGAGGTGTTCCCGAACTCGGAACTCTACGGCGATAAGGACGAGATGCAGGCCATCCAGTCCAATGCCGTCCAGGTCCTGGCCCCGGCGAGTGCGAAGTTCACGACGATCGCGCCGAGCCTGCAGGTTCTCGACCTGCCGTTCATCTTCGACGATCCGGACGAGATTCCCGAAGTCGCCAGTCCTGATACGGAGATCGGCAAGGCGATCTACGCCAATCCCGATCTGGAAGCCAATGGGCTCAAGGTCCTCGGTCTGTGGGACTCGGGGATGAAGCAGATCCACTCGAACAACAAGACGCTGAAGCCCGAGGACATGAAGGGCAAGAAGTACCGCATCCAACCCTCGGACGTGCTGCGTACCCAGTTCGAGACCTGGGGTGGCATTCCGACTCCGCTCGCATTCGCCGAGGTCTACAGCGGCTTGCAGCAGGGGCTCATCGACGGTGGTGAGAACACCTACTCGAATATCCAGTCGCAGAACATGCACACCGTCCAGAAGTACGTGACCGAACTCGATCACGGCTACATCGGCTACATCCTCACGGTGAACAAGCGTTGGTACGACGAGCTGCCGGACGACCTGCAGACCGCAGTCGACGAGGCCGCCGATGAGGCCAGCGAGTTCAACCGCAAGGAAGCTCAGAAGGTCAACGAAGAGTCGAAGAGGACCATCGAGGAATCCGGCGGCACGGAGATCGTCATCCCGAGCAAGGAAGAGCGCCAAGCCTTCAAGGACATGGT